In one window of Macrotis lagotis isolate mMagLag1 chromosome 5, bilby.v1.9.chrom.fasta, whole genome shotgun sequence DNA:
- the LOC141489183 gene encoding uncharacterized protein LOC141489183, whose amino-acid sequence MADTCFSRPCMPTASATSVCSSDVSCSSNVCLPRSCTGSSWQLDDCPESCCEPGSYYSTSCCQPASCLTLVCRPVCCLPTSCQPACEPSPCQATCTSSCSPTCCQSSGCGSSCCQAPSFTASPCAVQSCCCTPLCCQPSCCLALPVCCKPSCCVTTTCCPASSCCQPSCCRPASCITLLCRPVCGSSSCCVPLSCKPSCCTTTSSSSSCCCAPSCCPASTCCRPTSSVSLLCRPVCCKPACCTTTCSQKSCC is encoded by the coding sequence ATGGCAGACACCTGCTTTTCCAGACCCTGCATGCCCACCGCCTCAGCCACCTCAGTGTGCTCCAGTGACGTGAGCTGTAGCAGCAATGTCTGCTTGCCCCGTTCCTGCACGGGTTCATCCTGGCAGCTGGACGACTGCCCAGAGAGCTGCTGTGAACCTGGCTCCTACTACTCAACCTCCTGCTGCCAGCCGGCCTCCTGCCTGACCCTCGTGTGCCGCCCAGTCTGCTGCCTGCCCACCTCCTGCCAGCCAGCTTGTGAACCTAGCCCCTGCCAGGCCACCTGTACCTCCTCCTGCTCTCCAACCTGTTGCCAGTCCTCTGGCTGCGGGTCTTCCTGCTGCCAAGCCCCTAGTTTCACTGCCTCTCCCTGTGCGGTGCAGTCCTGCTGCTGCACGCCTCTCTGCTGCCAGCCCAGCTGCTGCCTGGCCCTGCCCGTGTGCTGCAAGCCCAGCTGCTGTGTGACCACAACCTGTTGTCCGGCCTCCAGCTGCTGCCAGCCCAGCTGCTGTCGCCCAGCCTCCTGCATCACCCTCCTCTGCCGGCCCGTGTGTGGTTCATCCTCCTGCTGTGTGCCCCTCTCCTGCAAACCCTCTTGCTGCACCACcacatcctcctcctcttcttgctGCTGCGCCCCGTCCTGCTGCCCAGCCTCCACCTGCTGCCGCCCCACCTCCAGTGTGTCCCTCCTCTGCCGGCCCGTCTGCTGCAAACCCGCCTGCTGCACTACCACCTGTAGTCAGAAGTCTTGCTGCTGA